One Qiania dongpingensis genomic window carries:
- a CDS encoding PucR family transcriptional regulator, with protein MPITVKEIMQLKEFQNFTLIAGREGEGKEIMNIGILDYEYANEDPDLERLWAFGKNAFVISSLLFAKDHPERILSAIKGLCRDGVAALAIKTIYYDTLPQDAMDYANEHRLPVYTFGRDDAYFQDIAVIIRTKMEERDDTELLEQKIGLLVNDNLSVANVRSLSQEILPEGGYRQYLSVYCNAKSLSESIYYVRAFNELRDRLGRRDAAFRFRNGYLIVMDMEERQIKGDLAGTVMRNLSLKQEDYFVGIGTIHGSMDEVSISMQEALYASQYAKLLGESSVCFQQMGIYQILLPYCRSPWMEQYCRNILEPILDFDRQYDGELFQTALLYVKMNGDVEQVAAQLHLHKNTIRYRMSRVRELIGADGDARFDEQISIAFRTYEIQRDISQ; from the coding sequence ATGCCGATTACGGTAAAAGAGATCATGCAGCTGAAGGAATTTCAGAATTTCACCTTGATTGCCGGGCGTGAGGGGGAGGGAAAAGAAATTATGAACATTGGCATCCTGGATTATGAGTATGCCAATGAGGACCCTGATCTGGAACGGCTCTGGGCTTTTGGAAAGAATGCGTTTGTGATTTCCAGTCTTTTATTTGCAAAAGACCATCCGGAACGGATCTTATCGGCGATCAAGGGCTTATGCCGGGACGGAGTGGCCGCGCTGGCCATCAAGACGATTTATTATGATACACTTCCTCAGGATGCCATGGACTATGCCAATGAACATAGGCTTCCTGTCTATACCTTTGGACGGGACGACGCCTATTTTCAGGATATAGCAGTGATCATCCGGACAAAAATGGAAGAAAGAGACGATACGGAGCTGCTGGAGCAGAAGATAGGCCTCCTGGTCAACGATAATCTGAGCGTTGCCAATGTCAGGAGCCTGTCCCAGGAGATTCTGCCTGAGGGAGGATACCGGCAGTACCTGTCGGTTTACTGTAATGCGAAATCTCTGTCGGAGAGCATTTACTATGTACGTGCCTTTAATGAACTGAGGGACAGACTCGGCAGGCGGGATGCGGCTTTCCGGTTTCGCAATGGTTATCTGATCGTGATGGACATGGAGGAGAGGCAGATAAAGGGGGATCTGGCGGGGACAGTCATGAGAAATCTGTCGCTGAAGCAGGAGGATTATTTCGTTGGTATTGGTACCATCCATGGCAGCATGGATGAGGTCAGCATTTCCATGCAGGAAGCGCTTTATGCCAGCCAGTACGCGAAGCTTTTGGGGGAAAGCTCTGTGTGCTTCCAGCAGATGGGAATCTATCAGATATTGCTTCCTTACTGCAGGAGCCCTTGGATGGAACAGTACTGCAGGAATATTTTAGAGCCGATCCTGGACTTCGACCGGCAGTATGACGGAGAACTGTTTCAGACAGCGCTTCTTTATGTAAAGATGAACGGCGATGTTGAGCAGGTGGCTGCTCAGCTCCATCTGCACAAAAATACCATCCGCTACCGGATGAGCCGGGTGCGGGAGCTGATAGGCGCGGACGGAGACGCCAGGTTTGACGAACAGATATCCATCGCATTCCGCACCTATGAAATACAGAGGGATATTTCCCAGTGA
- a CDS encoding GNAT family N-acetyltransferase, whose translation MITIRTYTEADAEAVIDLVLHCQNDGTRPPVTIDDQPELLHIREHYLKNGGSFWVATDEEKIVGSIALMNCGNGIAVLKKFFVEESYRGRPFHLGRRLYTVLLDFAQEQGIKRLLLDTPKNTERAHRFYKKAGFQKIEENQLPVVYDYPYENSDFFSLEL comes from the coding sequence ATGATCACAATAAGAACTTATACCGAAGCGGATGCTGAGGCCGTAATCGATTTGGTCCTCCACTGCCAGAATGACGGGACCCGTCCCCCTGTTACCATTGACGACCAGCCTGAATTGCTCCATATCCGGGAACATTATCTGAAAAACGGAGGCAGCTTCTGGGTCGCGACGGACGAAGAAAAAATCGTAGGAAGCATTGCCCTCATGAACTGCGGGAATGGAATCGCCGTTCTAAAAAAATTTTTTGTAGAAGAATCATACCGCGGCCGTCCTTTCCATCTGGGACGCCGGCTGTATACGGTGCTCTTGGATTTCGCCCAAGAGCAAGGCATCAAAAGACTGCTGCTGGATACTCCCAAAAATACAGAACGGGCGCATCGTTTCTACAAAAAAGCTGGTTTTCAAAAAATAGAAGAAAACCAGCTCCCTGTAGTATACGATTATCCCTATGAAAACAGTGATTTCTTCTCTCTGGAATTATAA
- a CDS encoding LysR family transcriptional regulator codes for MDTKYLRTFKTILETGSFQRAADRLNYAQSTVTLQIQLIEQELSIKLFDKIGRKMELTQAGKELLPFVDSVLEAEKQMENYSKSETELSGTLRAAMPETLLTYQMQPVLRRFHEQAPNVKLSLQALNCYDIREQVLNGGTDIGIHYNVGGYGASVTVRRLSSYPLSLIGSPELDDEAGNFMKSGQRKEICLLTVDRNSLYHKMLDEYLRRKDIAVSREMEICSVEAVKRSVASDLGIAFLPRFTVEEELKRGEVKELRMKPADQEITAACIYHKNKWMTPAMTLFLRILEEQIGEERSGYEAQR; via the coding sequence GTGGATACGAAATACTTAAGAACATTTAAGACGATTCTGGAAACGGGAAGCTTCCAGAGAGCGGCCGACCGGCTGAATTATGCCCAGTCTACGGTGACCTTGCAGATACAGCTGATCGAGCAGGAGTTATCCATAAAACTGTTTGACAAGATTGGCCGTAAAATGGAGCTCACCCAGGCTGGAAAGGAATTGCTGCCCTTTGTGGATTCCGTATTGGAAGCGGAAAAGCAGATGGAGAACTACAGCAAAAGCGAAACAGAACTGTCCGGGACTCTTCGGGCGGCAATGCCTGAAACGCTTTTGACATATCAGATGCAGCCGGTGCTGCGGAGATTTCATGAACAGGCGCCGAATGTCAAGCTGTCCCTGCAGGCGTTAAATTGCTATGATATCCGTGAACAGGTCCTGAACGGAGGCACAGATATAGGGATTCATTACAATGTGGGCGGATATGGCGCGTCGGTCACAGTCCGGAGACTGAGCAGCTATCCTTTGTCCTTGATAGGTTCCCCTGAACTGGACGATGAGGCCGGAAATTTTATGAAATCGGGGCAGAGGAAAGAGATTTGTCTGCTGACTGTGGACAGAAACAGTCTTTATCATAAAATGTTGGATGAATACCTGCGGAGAAAAGACATAGCAGTGAGCAGAGAAATGGAAATATGCAGTGTGGAAGCGGTGAAACGGAGTGTCGCGAGTGATCTGGGAATCGCATTTCTGCCCAGATTTACAGTGGAAGAGGAATTAAAGCGCGGCGAGGTCAAGGAACTTCGCATGAAACCAGCGGATCAGGAGATCACAGCGGCCTGTATCTATCATAAAAACAAGTGGATGACTCCGGCGATGACCTTGTTTTTACGCATACTGGAAGAGCAGATCGGCGAGGAGAGGAGCGGTTATGAAGCGCAGAGATAA
- a CDS encoding deoxycytidylate deaminase, with protein sequence MKRRDKVNYYLDLAEMVSQRCTCLRRHYGAVIVKNDEVISTGYVGAPRGRKNCTDAGVCIREKLSVPRGERYFRMGGAG encoded by the coding sequence ATGAAGCGCAGAGATAAAGTGAACTATTATCTGGATCTGGCGGAGATGGTTTCACAGAGATGTACTTGTCTGAGACGTCATTATGGTGCGGTCATCGTGAAGAACGATGAAGTTATTTCCACAGGTTATGTGGGGGCTCCCAGAGGGAGGAAAAATTGTACCGATGCGGGAGTCTGCATCAGAGAAAAGCTGTCTGTACCGAGAGGAGAGAGGTATTTCCGAATGGGTGGAGCAGGATGA
- a CDS encoding MGMT family protein yields the protein MANEDKKDFNSMLHKDTGMPKIQIVTDEAAVKKYGGEKMYFAPPIDYDNIMKKIPWGRVATVGTIREYFAEKNQADFTDPITAGIFVSIAAWASFQREEDKTPYWRTLKAGGELNPKYPGGVLAQKEKLEAEGHTILQRGRKNIKYYVKDYEKKLCPLRNFEDE from the coding sequence ATGGCGAACGAAGATAAAAAAGATTTTAATTCGATGCTTCATAAGGACACGGGGATGCCGAAGATACAGATTGTCACCGATGAGGCTGCGGTCAAAAAGTACGGAGGAGAGAAAATGTATTTTGCTCCTCCGATTGATTATGATAATATCATGAAAAAGATTCCCTGGGGAAGGGTCGCCACGGTGGGGACGATCCGGGAATATTTTGCTGAAAAGAACCAGGCGGATTTTACAGATCCGATCACGGCCGGGATTTTTGTCTCCATAGCAGCATGGGCGAGTTTTCAGCGGGAGGAGGATAAGACTCCGTACTGGAGGACGCTGAAAGCCGGCGGAGAATTGAATCCCAAATATCCAGGCGGGGTGCTGGCTCAGAAGGAAAAGCTGGAGGCAGAAGGACATACTATCCTGCAGAGGGGCAGGAAAAATATAAAATATTACGTCAAGGATTATGAAAAGAAGCTCTGTCCGTTAAGGAACTTTGAGGACGAATGA
- a CDS encoding MGDG synthase family glycosyltransferase, with translation MKVVILAGKFGMGHYQAARAVLEQLEKEYGDVQVEVVDWMEYIFPQLSGMIYKTYAAIVNHCQWYYNHRYSRLENAEIDQRPEVALAGRRGVGRLLKEKKPDILIATLALCAKTVSSYKEKHRCQVPLITCVTDITGHSEWINKHTDAYMVGSEKVKYEFIRKGVPREKIFVTGIPVRLEFHEKLRTRNGYGYGCKKGKKLLLMGGGLGLLPHDLSFYEALDRMPGVETTLITGSNQALRKRLEGRFPHIQVLGFVQNISDYLRDSDLVVTKPGGITVFEAVSVATPVAALNPRLKQEVYNAVYLEENRLGEVIWGDAEECLDRLEALLSDSRKLAYYKMQMRRLQHRLDYHGISEVIDYVIREEMNRYAAKHRKLRGAVGFNI, from the coding sequence ATGAAGGTTGTTATTTTAGCGGGCAAATTCGGAATGGGGCATTACCAGGCGGCCCGGGCAGTATTGGAGCAGTTAGAGAAAGAGTACGGAGATGTCCAGGTGGAAGTTGTGGACTGGATGGAATACATTTTTCCACAGCTCTCCGGTATGATATATAAAACTTACGCCGCGATAGTAAATCACTGTCAGTGGTATTACAATCACCGCTATTCCCGGCTGGAGAACGCGGAGATCGACCAAAGGCCGGAGGTGGCTCTGGCGGGCAGGCGGGGGGTGGGCCGGCTCTTGAAGGAGAAGAAGCCGGATATTCTCATCGCGACTTTGGCGCTCTGTGCGAAGACCGTTTCTTCTTATAAAGAAAAACACAGATGCCAGGTACCGCTGATCACATGTGTCACCGACATCACAGGCCATTCGGAGTGGATAAACAAGCATACGGATGCTTATATGGTCGGTTCAGAGAAAGTTAAATATGAATTTATCCGAAAAGGCGTTCCCAGAGAAAAGATATTTGTAACGGGCATTCCGGTACGGCTGGAATTCCACGAAAAGCTGAGGACAAGGAATGGATACGGATACGGCTGTAAAAAAGGGAAAAAACTGCTTCTCATGGGAGGAGGATTGGGGCTTTTGCCCCACGACCTGTCGTTTTATGAGGCTTTGGACCGGATGCCGGGGGTGGAGACAACACTGATAACCGGCAGCAACCAAGCTTTGAGGAAACGCCTGGAAGGAAGATTTCCGCACATTCAGGTGCTGGGCTTTGTTCAGAACATATCGGATTATCTGAGGGATTCGGATTTAGTGGTCACGAAGCCGGGAGGCATCACCGTGTTTGAAGCGGTGTCGGTGGCTACGCCCGTGGCGGCTCTTAACCCGCGGCTTAAGCAAGAAGTGTATAACGCAGTATATTTAGAGGAAAACCGGTTGGGCGAAGTGATCTGGGGAGACGCAGAGGAATGTCTGGACCGGCTGGAGGCCCTGCTGTCGGACAGCAGGAAGCTGGCGTACTATAAAATGCAGATGCGCCGTCTGCAGCACAGGCTTGATTATCATGGAATATCAGAAGTGATCGATTATGTGATCCGGGAGGAAATGAATCGTTATGCGGCAAAACACAGGAAACTGCGGGGGGCGGTTGGTTTTAACATTTGA
- a CDS encoding polysaccharide deacetylase family protein — protein MRQNTGNCGGRLVLTFDDGPDGRYTGTLLDLLKEEQIPAAFFVVGNHAAKEPELVQRMAAEGHIVGSHSIEHRNALISTYSYMKRDFEACRKIHTELLGRPPRYFRPPWGIRNLFTRKFVKEQDMRMVLWDVMAQDWRADASTVGIVKKLRERVSDGAIICLHDAGEDTGGAAGAPLKTIKALELAIPDLKALGYRFISLDEYFAGAAL, from the coding sequence ATGCGGCAAAACACAGGAAACTGCGGGGGGCGGTTGGTTTTAACATTTGATGACGGACCTGACGGACGGTATACCGGGACTCTTTTGGATTTGTTAAAGGAAGAGCAGATTCCGGCGGCGTTTTTTGTGGTTGGGAATCATGCGGCAAAAGAACCGGAGCTGGTGCAGAGGATGGCAGCAGAGGGACATATCGTAGGCAGCCATTCCATAGAACACAGGAATGCTCTTATTTCTACATATAGCTATATGAAACGGGACTTTGAAGCCTGCCGGAAGATCCATACGGAGCTTCTGGGCAGGCCGCCGCGCTATTTTCGCCCACCGTGGGGAATACGAAATCTGTTCACAAGGAAATTTGTCAAAGAGCAGGATATGAGAATGGTACTGTGGGATGTGATGGCGCAGGACTGGCGGGCGGATGCTTCGACAGTTGGAATCGTAAAAAAGCTGAGGGAGCGGGTGTCGGACGGAGCCATAATCTGCCTTCATGATGCCGGAGAGGACACAGGAGGCGCAGCCGGCGCGCCCCTGAAGACCATTAAGGCTCTGGAGCTGGCCATACCGGACCTGAAAGCCTTGGGATATCGTTTTATCAGTCTGGATGAGTATTTTGCAGGAGCCGCTTTATGA
- a CDS encoding lysylphosphatidylglycerol synthase transmembrane domain-containing protein, producing MSKTSTDKTEKKTGYGKGVLLLILLTAATVFVLLRGYRVSDLWEALRQADGRWLLLGLSCMVLFVTCEAANIRMIMGALGKKVSFRHCEQYAFVGFYFSSITPSSSGGQPMQVYYMKKDRISIADSSAAILFIVLVYQIAMLLFAGIMAVFHPVIAGEAAGHLKYLLLYGGLVNGLMAGFLAFIMLSKKTVARILGWLVRLGAGLHLIKDRDRALEKVNAEIGEYHQSAMIMKGNPFLFLRVLAVTLLQMGALSSVPYCVYRALGYIGTGWGSVMTVQSILTLSASAVPSPGAVGAAEGGFLWAFQTIFPKEAVKTAMVVSRGISFYLFLILSFVVCAFVQIRVTRAAARKKKSVDGQPGME from the coding sequence ATGAGTAAGACAAGTACGGACAAGACAGAAAAGAAAACAGGATATGGAAAGGGTGTTTTGCTGTTGATCCTTCTGACGGCGGCTACCGTGTTCGTACTGCTGAGGGGCTACCGCGTATCCGATTTGTGGGAGGCGCTCAGACAGGCCGACGGGCGGTGGCTGCTTCTCGGCCTCTCCTGCATGGTTCTTTTTGTGACATGTGAGGCGGCGAACATCCGGATGATCATGGGGGCCCTGGGAAAAAAAGTATCGTTCCGGCACTGCGAGCAATACGCGTTTGTGGGCTTCTATTTCAGTTCCATCACTCCATCCTCCAGCGGCGGCCAGCCGATGCAGGTCTATTATATGAAAAAGGACAGGATATCCATTGCCGACTCGTCAGCGGCAATTTTGTTTATTGTCCTGGTGTATCAGATCGCCATGCTGCTGTTCGCGGGGATCATGGCAGTATTCCATCCGGTCATAGCGGGTGAAGCGGCCGGGCATCTCAAATACCTGCTGCTCTATGGAGGTCTTGTGAACGGACTGATGGCCGGTTTTCTGGCCTTTATCATGTTATCGAAGAAGACTGTGGCGCGGATTCTGGGATGGCTGGTTCGTCTGGGAGCCGGCCTTCATCTGATAAAGGACCGGGACCGGGCGCTGGAAAAGGTGAACGCCGAAATCGGAGAATATCATCAAAGTGCCATGATCATGAAAGGGAATCCATTCTTATTTTTGCGGGTTCTGGCGGTGACGTTGCTGCAGATGGGAGCGTTGTCCTCTGTGCCGTACTGCGTATACCGGGCGCTGGGGTATATCGGGACCGGATGGGGTTCCGTGATGACTGTTCAGTCGATCCTCACTTTATCAGCATCGGCTGTTCCTTCGCCGGGAGCGGTAGGGGCGGCGGAGGGCGGCTTCCTCTGGGCCTTTCAGACGATTTTCCCGAAAGAAGCCGTTAAGACGGCCATGGTGGTGAGCCGGGGAATCAGCTTTTACCTTTTTTTGATCTTGAGTTTTGTGGTCTGTGCTTTTGTACAAATCCGCGTGACCAGGGCGGCGGCCCGAAAAAAGAAGTCCGTTGACGGACAGCCTGGAATGGAGTAA
- a CDS encoding acyl-CoA thioesterase, which produces MDYRIYEKRAQYYETDQMGVVHHSNYIRWFEEARVDFLERAGAGYREMEEIGVISPVVSVSCQYRSMVRFHDLVQIELKIISYNGVKLCLAYEVRDKDTGTVRCTGESSHCFLGEEGKPISLKKEYPKYHELLAAWTQVFKDRDKKAEYAEDK; this is translated from the coding sequence ATGGATTACAGAATATACGAAAAGCGGGCGCAGTACTATGAGACAGACCAGATGGGGGTGGTCCATCATTCCAATTATATCCGATGGTTTGAGGAAGCGAGGGTGGATTTCCTGGAGCGCGCCGGAGCCGGATACAGGGAGATGGAAGAAATCGGAGTCATCAGCCCAGTAGTATCGGTGTCCTGCCAATATAGATCCATGGTGCGTTTTCATGACCTGGTGCAGATTGAGCTGAAGATAATTTCATATAACGGTGTCAAGCTCTGCCTGGCCTATGAAGTGCGGGATAAGGATACCGGGACGGTACGTTGTACGGGTGAGAGCAGCCACTGCTTTTTGGGAGAAGAGGGAAAGCCGATTTCTTTAAAAAAGGAGTATCCCAAGTATCATGAATTACTGGCGGCATGGACACAGGTATTCAAGGACAGAGATAAAAAAGCAGAATATGCGGAAGATAAATAA
- a CDS encoding hydrolase, translated as METKLTRDEALELLKKYNKEPFHILHGLTVEGVMRWYAKELGYGEEEDFWGMAGLLHDIDFEMYPEEHCKKAPELLEDGGAEIELVHAVCSHGYGLVTDVKPEHLMEKVLFASDELTGLIGAAARMRPSKSVMDMEVSSLKKKFKDKRFAAGCSRDVIKEGADMLGWPLEELMEKTILAMRSCEECVNREMDTIQ; from the coding sequence ATGGAAACGAAACTGACGAGGGATGAGGCTCTGGAGCTTTTAAAGAAGTACAATAAGGAGCCTTTTCATATTCTCCACGGACTGACGGTGGAAGGCGTTATGCGCTGGTATGCAAAGGAACTCGGATACGGAGAAGAGGAGGATTTTTGGGGAATGGCCGGACTTCTTCATGATATTGATTTTGAAATGTATCCGGAGGAGCATTGTAAAAAAGCGCCGGAGCTTTTGGAGGACGGAGGAGCGGAAATAGAGCTGGTCCATGCGGTATGCAGCCACGGATACGGGCTTGTTACCGATGTAAAGCCGGAGCATCTGATGGAAAAAGTACTGTTTGCGTCGGACGAGCTGACCGGGCTGATTGGAGCGGCAGCCAGGATGAGGCCCTCTAAGAGTGTGATGGACATGGAGGTATCAAGTCTCAAGAAGAAGTTCAAGGACAAGCGGTTTGCGGCGGGATGTTCCCGAGATGTGATAAAAGAAGGGGCGGATATGCTCGGCTGGCCCCTGGAGGAGCTGATGGAGAAGACCATACTCGCCATGCGTTCCTGTGAGGAGTGTGTGAACCGGGAAATGGATACGATACAGTAA
- the mscL gene encoding large conductance mechanosensitive channel protein MscL, producing the protein MAKDKKKGIIGEFKEFIMRGNVMDLAVAVIIGGAFQKIITSLTNDIIMPLITLITGGLDFNNWFISLDGSHYKTLAAAQEAGAATFNYGSFITVVLDFLIMAFVIFMMVKGMNALAARMVPKKEEAPAEPVTKICPFCKSEIDITASRCPHCTSEQPDMEPDTEE; encoded by the coding sequence ATGGCGAAAGACAAGAAAAAGGGAATCATAGGAGAATTTAAAGAATTTATCATGAGGGGCAATGTGATGGATCTGGCGGTAGCCGTGATCATAGGCGGCGCTTTCCAGAAGATTATCACATCACTGACCAACGATATCATCATGCCGCTGATTACGCTGATCACCGGAGGTTTGGATTTCAACAATTGGTTTATCTCATTGGACGGAAGCCATTATAAAACACTTGCCGCGGCACAGGAGGCAGGGGCCGCGACCTTTAATTACGGGTCGTTTATCACGGTGGTTCTGGATTTTCTGATCATGGCCTTTGTCATTTTTATGATGGTAAAGGGAATGAACGCCCTGGCTGCGCGGATGGTTCCGAAAAAGGAAGAGGCGCCGGCAGAGCCGGTTACCAAAATATGCCCCTTTTGCAAGAGTGAGATTGACATCACTGCGAGCAGATGCCCCCACTGTACTTCCGAACAGCCGGATATGGAACCAGATACAGAAGAATAG
- a CDS encoding DJ-1/PfpI family protein: MDVNVILYDDFETMDAFLPVSILGCLPGEFHINYLSMGGDIVNSSQGVKVWTEFLEPEQIKGVVLVPGGKGARRVLHRDQKLLEYLKRAMERADTCLMVGNSSTMLAQTGLLYRRLVADCHVDENWKRMFTAEVKWTSGVRWISDGKYYSCSSDGAASDMILGYIADSLDVDMAGYAAEKLGLLWEEEE; the protein is encoded by the coding sequence ATGGATGTAAATGTGATCTTATATGATGATTTTGAGACGATGGACGCCTTCTTGCCGGTAAGCATCTTAGGCTGCCTGCCGGGAGAATTTCATATCAATTACCTTTCCATGGGAGGAGATATCGTGAACAGTTCCCAGGGAGTCAAGGTCTGGACCGAGTTTCTGGAGCCGGAGCAGATAAAGGGAGTAGTGCTGGTCCCCGGAGGAAAAGGGGCCAGGAGAGTGCTGCATCGGGATCAAAAGCTTCTGGAATATCTGAAACGGGCTATGGAACGGGCGGACACCTGCCTGATGGTCGGGAACAGCTCTACGATGCTGGCTCAGACCGGGCTTTTGTACCGGCGTCTCGTGGCGGACTGCCATGTGGATGAGAACTGGAAGCGGATGTTTACGGCGGAGGTTAAATGGACGTCCGGCGTCCGGTGGATTTCCGACGGAAAATATTATTCCTGCTCCTCGGATGGAGCGGCGTCCGATATGATCCTGGGATATATTGCCGATTCGCTGGATGTGGATATGGCGGGATATGCCGCGGAGAAGCTGGGTCTTTTGTGGGAAGAGGAAGAATGA
- a CDS encoding ABC transporter substrate-binding protein — protein MDVVHKNEKEERGSLSPKSTMKKRLKKLIAAAISLLLVLGLAACGNAKDDGESTKAGQDKTTKVMNFGSTGYFAAETMDPANGWDGWYMTYDGTMETLFRLDESCSPVKFLAEDYENVDNLTWKITLRDDVTFQNGEKMTADAVKKCFERTYEVSDRAKEQIPVESIEADGQILTFHLQKENVTLINDLTDPLWSVYDSENSNFTDTLYATGPYLITDFEPFKETVVKKYEGYWGGEPKLDEAHLITINDTEALSMALQNGEIDMAVAMPTSAISTFQDNADYVVDAVTTSRGNRMYYNMDRPALKEEAVRQAISMCIDREGVAESIYNGMATPSYGIFPEFLPYGGTEGLDLTVTKYDPDGAKALLADAGWSDSNGNGTLDKDGVELELRAITFSSRKELGQFLELLQSELSGIGIKLTVDVMENTADVQASGDYDLDCETGVMVPTGNAQYFFNMMAVSGGSSNWSHYSNPKLDELAQTLEKTSDEGERTSLIRQMVQMILDDNALTIFNHQKMTNIYSKNVTGYRTHPSEYYLLDVNMDINK, from the coding sequence GTGGATGTGGTACATAAAAATGAAAAGGAGGAGAGGGGATCTTTATCCCCCAAAAGCACCATGAAGAAAAGACTGAAGAAATTAATTGCGGCGGCAATTTCCCTGCTGCTGGTCCTGGGGCTGGCTGCCTGCGGGAATGCCAAGGATGACGGAGAAAGTACGAAAGCCGGACAGGATAAGACCACAAAGGTTATGAATTTCGGTTCGACCGGATATTTTGCGGCGGAGACCATGGACCCGGCCAACGGCTGGGACGGCTGGTACATGACTTATGACGGAACGATGGAGACTCTGTTCCGCCTGGACGAGAGCTGTTCGCCGGTGAAATTTTTGGCAGAGGACTATGAAAACGTGGACAATCTCACTTGGAAAATTACGCTCAGGGATGATGTTACATTCCAGAACGGGGAGAAGATGACGGCGGATGCGGTAAAGAAATGCTTTGAACGCACCTATGAAGTGAGCGACCGGGCGAAGGAACAGATTCCGGTGGAATCCATAGAGGCGGACGGACAGATTCTGACCTTCCATCTGCAGAAGGAAAATGTGACGCTCATCAATGATCTGACGGATCCGCTCTGGAGCGTATACGATTCGGAAAACAGTAATTTTACGGACACCTTGTATGCCACTGGTCCTTATCTCATCACCGATTTTGAGCCGTTCAAGGAGACGGTCGTGAAAAAATATGAAGGCTACTGGGGCGGAGAGCCGAAACTGGATGAAGCGCATCTCATCACCATAAATGATACGGAGGCACTGTCCATGGCTCTCCAGAACGGAGAAATCGATATGGCGGTGGCGATGCCCACATCGGCCATTTCCACATTTCAGGATAATGCGGATTATGTGGTAGACGCGGTGACAACCTCCAGAGGAAACAGGATGTACTATAATATGGACAGACCGGCGCTGAAGGAAGAAGCAGTCCGGCAGGCAATCTCCATGTGCATCGACAGGGAAGGTGTGGCGGAAAGTATTTATAACGGAATGGCGACCCCTTCTTACGGAATCTTCCCGGAATTCTTACCTTATGGAGGGACAGAGGGACTTGATCTGACCGTGACAAAATATGATCCGGACGGGGCAAAGGCGCTTTTGGCGGATGCGGGCTGGAGCGACAGCAACGGAAACGGGACGCTGGATAAAGACGGAGTCGAGCTCGAGCTTCGCGCTATCACCTTCAGTTCCAGAAAAGAGCTGGGACAGTTCTTGGAGCTTCTGCAGTCGGAGCTTTCCGGCATCGGAATCAAGCTCACCGTAGACGTAATGGAAAATACCGCAGATGTACAGGCTTCCGGCGACTATGATCTGGATTGTGAGACCGGCGTCATGGTACCCACGGGAAACGCCCAATACTTCTTTAACATGATGGCGGTATCGGGAGGCAGCTCCAACTGGTCCCACTACTCCAATCCGAAGCTGGACGAGCTGGCGCAGACACTGGAAAAGACTTCTGATGAAGGAGAACGGACTTCCCTTATCCGGCAGATGGTACAGATGATTCTGGATGACAATGCCCTGACGATTTTTAACCATCAGAAAATGACGAATATCTATTCTAAGAATGTGACCGGATACCGTACGCATCCTTCCGAATATTACCTGCTGGATGTCAACATGGATATCAATAAATAA